Proteins encoded by one window of Anopheles maculipalpis chromosome 2RL, idAnoMacuDA_375_x, whole genome shotgun sequence:
- the LOC126558412 gene encoding regucalcin-like — translation MLSRSSSSSSSSWASLRSIQLIAISVFLYCSATDRFAQAQELKAQNKMTSRDNNYRVEQLPGPRTKLGEGPVWDIDTQSLYYVDISTPAVHRYDYAENRTYSAMLAGANSISFIVLVAGQPEHFVVGENNRVALIRWDGRSENAQHVRVLADLGNSQSHVRFNDGKVDPSGRLYAGTMQLETLGDLFAQKEGQFFRYSNGTMVVQKKNVSISNGLTWDEPGNPSRLYYIDSGALDVKAFDVDANGDLKNETVFYDLRVNGAHPGYVPDGMTSDADGNLYIATWGGSKVMKVDKRTQQLLQEIKIPAEQVTSVAFGGPQLDELFVTTSSNGDKPAPAGELFKVTGLGVRGKPMYKMVL, via the exons ATGCTctcacgatcatcatcatcatcatcatcatcatgggcGTCATTGCGAAGCATACAACTGATTGCGATCAGTGTGTTCCTGTACTGTAGTGCAACAGATCGGTTCGCCCAAGCTCAGGAACTAAAG GCCCAAAACAAGATGACTAGCAGGGATAACAATTATCGGGTGGAGCAACTACCCGGTCCACGGACAAAGCTGGGAGAAGGTCCAGTATGGGATATCGATACCCAGAGCCTTTACTATGTAGACATCAGCACACCCGCTGTCCATCGTTACGATTACGCAGAGAATCGTACCTACAGTGCAATGCTTG CGGGAGCCAACTCTATTTCGTTCATTGTGCTTGTCGCGGGACAGCCGGAACATTTTGTTGTGGGCGAGAACAACCGTGTCGCTCTGATCCGCTGGGATGGGCGATCGGAGAACGCACAGCACGTCCGTGTACTAGCCGATTTAGGTAACAGTCAGAGTCACGTGCGTTTCAACGACGGAAAGGTTGATCCATCCGGACGACTGTACGCTGGAACGATGCAGCTGGAAACTCTCGGCGATCTGTTTGCTCAGAAGGAAGGACAATTTTTCCGCTACTCGAACGGAACCATGGTggtgcagaagaaaaacgtCAGTATTTCGAACGGTCTGACATGGGATGAGCCTGGCAATCCTTCGCGGTTGTACTATATCGATTCGGGCGCGCTGGACGTGAAGGCGTTCGATGTGGATGCGAATGGAGATCTGAAGAATGAGACCGTGTTTTACGATTTGCGTGTTAACGGAGCCCATCCAGGCTATGTTCCCGACGGGATGACGAGCGATGCGGATGGTAACCTGTACATTGCTACCTGGGGTGGTTCGAAGGTTATGAAGGTGGATAAACG AACGCAACAACTGCTTCAGGAAATCAAAATCCCAGCCGAACAGGTGACATCGGTCGCGTTCGGTGGTCCTCAGCTAGATGAGCTGTTCGTCACGACGTCTTCCAACGGGGACAAACCGGCACCGGCTGGAGAGCTGTTCAAGGTAACCGGACTGGGCGTTAGGGGAAAACCGATGTACAAAATGGTTCTGTAA
- the LOC126559987 gene encoding 10 kDa heat shock protein, mitochondrial yields the protein MLLSLCPNLPLSLQNDKYIKRITKFNLQLERFIIDWKIGPASGSSVTKRLLPLLDRVLIQRAEALTKTKGGIVIPEKAQSKVLEGTVVAVGPGARNTQTGEHVPLAVKVGEKVLLPEYGGTKVELGDNKEYHLFREADILAKIE from the exons ATGCTCTTATCACTCTGTCCCAACTTGCCACTCAGCTTACAGAATGATAAGTACATCAAACGCATCACAAAGTTCAATTTACAATTGGAACGTTTCATAATTGACTGGAAGATTGGGCCGGCGTCGGGTTCT TCTGTCACGAAACGTCTACTGCCACTTTTGGACCGTGTGCTGATCCAGCGCGCTGAAGCACTCACCAAGACGAAAGGCGGCATCGTTATCCCCGAGAAGGCCCAGTCGAAGGTGCTCGAGGGAACGGTCGTGGCAGTCGGACCCGGTGCTCGCAACACTCAGACCGGCGAACATGTGCCGTTGGCGGTGAAGGTCGGTGAAAAGGTGCTGCTGCCCGAGTATGGAGGCACCAAGGTCGAGTTGGGCGACAACAAAGAATATCATCTGTTCCGGGAAGCCGATATTCTGGCCAAAATTGAATAA
- the LOC126559988 gene encoding separin — translation MDSLDNKTAENTGLISLECKLRASVALTEGDRRSAILHQTQSLGASKRQKYAQPSRKSCDLDELIEGVINSGINKQIPFKTTSPITKIHHDGFTDLCKRCDELPIEWTVLQIAKEYNPMATGMVHEELIHEPAPIWLTVFACSDPCEGTPFEPILIPLDPPGEKPDAKYPNYFEHIAAIPGEVRNAISNHDSDSQANRLEMVEQLINAAVVRTREWLGPWSNLLVGKFRSPTDQKLEGEIYNQIEEFCVHNRINRTNQRLISVVARRLDLLDDFQLFELCCSEQLGLDDALVEALYDLLTELREEKVPDKREERLNCYPVLLIIDELLDSMPWEMVHPTGEFSRFSSFWTMSELYRAHAARIKYGYFMLSAKRCFAFINPDKNLEKMSARLQVFYMEWFPDFELLIDQPPNEAEFGDVLNNSDVLIYNGHGSGLQFMNGETLLQRDINCVTFLFGCDSVRLYPNGLFTEMTGTHLYYSAAHCPTVIGALWVLTDLFTDIYSMLLVGNWIPSTNPAYAKQNVSALDTAAFKAGKLRTY, via the exons ATGGACAGTTTGGACAATAAAACGGCAGAAAATACTGGTCTCATAAGTT TGGAGTGCAAGCTGCGTGCATCCGTTGCATTGACCGAAGGCGATAGGCGTAGTGCAATACTACATCAAACCCAGTCGCTCGGGGCATCAAAGCGACAAAAGTATGCCCAACCATCCCGGAAAAGCTGTGATCTCG ATGAGTTAATAGAGGGTGTGATCAATAGTGGAATAAACAAACAGATACCCTTCAAAACCACATCACCCATTACGAAAATTCACCACGATGGGTTTACCGATCTTTGCAAACGATGTGACGAACTACCGATCGAGTGGACGGTACTACAGATAGCGAAAGAGTACAATCCTATGGCGACCGGTATGGTGCACGAGGAACTGATCCATGAACCCGCCCCAATCTGGTTAACCGTGTTCGCGTGTAGTGATCCGTGTGAAGGCACCCCGTTCGAACCGATTCTAATCCCACTGGATCCACCGGGTGAAAAACCGGATGCAAAGTATCCCAACTACTTCGAACACATTGCAGCCATCCCTGGCGAGGTGCGAAATGCTATCTCTAATCACGATTCCGACAGTCAAGCGAACCGTCTCGAAATGGTAGAACAGTTGATAAACGCTGCCGTGGTGCGAACGCGCGAATGGTTGGGACCGTGGTCCAATCTTTTGGTGGGGAAGTTTCGTTCACCAACCGATCAAAAGCTGGAAGGTGAAATTTACAATCAAATTGAGGAGTTTTGTGTCCACAATCGTATCAATCGTACAAACCAACGGTTGATATCGGTTGTGGCACGTCGCTTGGATTTGCTGGACGATTTTCAGCTATTTGAATTGTGCTGCAGCGAGCAGCTTGGGCTTGACGATGCGCTAGTGGAAGCTTTGTACGATCTGCTGACCGAGTTGAGAGAGGAAAAGGTCCCCGATAAACGGGAAGAACGGCTCAACTGTTATCCGGTGTTGCTGATAATCGATGAACTGCTCGACAGCATGCCCTGGGAGATGGTACATCCAACCGGTGAGTTTAGCCGATTTTCTAGCTTCTGGACAATGAGCGAACTGTATCGGGCACACGCAGCACGGATAAAGTACGGCTATTTTATGCTTTCGGCAAAGCGATGCTTTGCGTTTATTAATCCTG ATAAAAACCTAGAAAAAATGAGTGCACGACTGCAGGTGTTCTACATGGAATGGTTTCCCGATTTCGAGCTGCTTATCGATCAACCACCAAACGAGGCCGAATTTGGCGATGTACTAAACAACTCAGATGTCCTCAT TTACAACGGCCACGGGAGTGGATTACAGTTTATGAACGGCGAAACGTTGCTTCAGCGCGATATTAATTGTGTAACGTTTCTGTTCGGGTGCGATTCGGTGCGGCTCTACCCGAACGGTCTGTTTACGGAAATGACCGGCACGCACCTGTACTACAGCGCCGCCCACTGTCCAACCGTGATCGGTGCGCTCTGGGTACTGACCGATCTCTTTACCGATATCTACTCGATGCTGCTGGTCGGCAACTGGATACCGTCGACGAATCCGGCGTACGCCAAGCAAAACGTCTCTGCCCTCGATACGGCGGCATTTAAAGCGGGCAAGTTGCGTACGTATTGA
- the LOC126559989 gene encoding transmembrane emp24 domain-containing protein 5: MVSAHHRSYYTLKNAALRWYLPLYLLLLLQLFPSVRSLQKELTVSIGPGSVDCFFESAKAGQTIDLEYQVIDGGHGDLDISFELAEVTGRTIFADYKKSDNIHRFPVPYDGEYKFCFDNGFSRANSKTVFFELIIEREGEQEDAGWSDIDLLEGLTPEEFYEMKVQDMEDAIKRVRNNLTKARQLQDILRSHEARDRNVAEENYFKVNVWSFLQILVMVGVGTVQVLMVKSLFDVESRAYKLLTKF, translated from the exons ATGGTGAGT GCACATCACCGGAGTTATTACACGCTCAAGAATGCGGCCCTGCGATGGTATCTCCCACTATATCTACTCCTTTTGCTACAGCTGTTTCCGAGTGTGCGATCGCTACAGAAGGAGTTGACCGTCAGCATTGGACCCGGCAGTGTGGACTGTTTCTTCGAATCGGCCAAAGCCGGTCAAACGATCGACCTCGAGTATCAGGTGATAGACGGTGGGCATGGTGATTTGGACATAAGTTTCGAGCTGGCAGAAGTTACCGGACGGACCATATTTGCCGATTACAAAAAGTCGGACAACATACACCGGTTTCCGGTGCCGTACGATGGCGAGTACAAGTTTTGCTTCGACAATGGGTTTAGCCGGGCGAACAGTAAGACGGTTTTTTTCGAGCTTATCATCGAGCGGGAAGGTGAACAGGAGGATGCGGGCTGGTCCGATATCGATCTGCTCGAGGGCCTTACGCCGGAAGAGTTTTACGAGATGAAGGTACAGGACATGGAGGACGCGATCAAGCGCGTAAGGAACAATTTGACGAAAGCCCGCCAACTACAGGACATTTTGCGTTCGCACGAAGCCCGGGACCGTAATGTGGCGGAGGAGAACTACTTTAAGGTGAACGTGTGGTCCTTCCTGCAGATACTGGTCATGGTGGGTGTCGGTACGGTGCAGGTACTGATGGTGAAATCACTGTTCGATGTGGAATCGAGAGCGTACAAGCTGCTCACGAAGTTTTAA
- the LOC126559241 gene encoding immunoglobulin domain-containing protein oig-4-like, producing MHRYRLTTNMSVYICIVILLLVSIAIDDVEARRGRARGRTKSRMQIGLPITGKYRDPESDQYYNNNNGAKITLASHFDYEYVLGHKIAFLCVARGTPRPTITWFKDGVEIFSHLYLHVHEWYIGKDKVKSKIEIDPATQMDAGVYECTADNMYSIDRRSFKTDFSIAFD from the exons ATGCATCGCTATCGGCTGACGACAAATATGTCTGTCTACATCTGCATCGTGATCCTCCTTCTGGTTTCGATCGCGATCGATGACGTGGAAGCTAGACGTGGCCGTGCCAGAGGTCGCACGAAATCTAGG ATGCAAATTGGTCTTCCAATAACGGGCAAATATCGTGATCCGGAATCGGACCAGTActacaacaataacaac GGTGCAAAAATTACACTCGCATCACACTTTGATTATGAATACGTTCTGGGACACAAGATCGCTTTCCTGTGTGTGGCGCGTGGtacacctcgaccgacgatcACCTGGTTTAAGGACGGAGTTGAGATCTTCAGCCATCTCTATCTTCAT GTCCACGAATGGTACATCGGCAAGGATAAGGTAAAGTCCAAAATTGAAATCGATCCTGCCACCCAAATGGATGCCGGTGTGTACGAGTGTACCGCCGACAATATgtactcgatcgatcgaaggaGTTTTAAGACCGATTTCTCGATCGCATTCGATTGA
- the LOC126558459 gene encoding guanine nucleotide-binding protein subunit beta-2 — translation MPPKDDPEVAALKKEINDMIAKFQEDQKKNADCTLFEKCGDLGDVPKVRISTKKFLKGHINKVNSVHFAGDSRHCVTGSLDGKLIIWDTWTGNKVQVIPLRSAWVMSVAYADSGNFVACGGMDNMCTVYDLNNRDAQGNAKIVRELMGYEGFLSSCRFLDDTHILTGSGDMKICIWDLQVGKKTSEFDAHAGDVVSISMSPDKNTYVTGSVDRTCKLWDVRENTPKQTFFGHEADVNSVCYHPSGFGFATGSEDKTARLFDFRSDQQIGHYEPPNKNSGFTSCALSLSGRYILCGSDDNNIHIWDSMKGQHNGTLSGHENRITSISMAPNGMALASCSWDQHVRIWV, via the exons ATGCCACCAAAAGACGATCCCGAGGTAGCGGCGTTGAAGAAGGAGATCAACGATATGATCGCCAAATTCCAG GAGGACCAGAAAAAGAATGCCGATTGCACACTGTTTGAAAAGTGCGGCGATCTTGGCGACGTGCCGAAGGTACGCATCTCGACGAAAAAGTTCCTCAAGGGTCACATCAACAAGGTAAACTCGGTACACTTTGCGGGCGACTCGCGACACTGCGTTACCGGGTCGCTGGACGGCAAGCTGATCATTTGGGACACGTGGACGGGCAACAAGGTGCAGGTTATACCGTTGCGTTCGGCATGGGTGATGAGTGTGGCGTACGCGGACTCGGGCAACTTTGTAGCGTGCGGCGGTATGGACAACATGTGCACCGTGTACGATCTGAACAATCGGGATGCGCAGGGTAATGCGAAGATCGTGCGTGAGCTGATGGGATACGAGGGTTTCTTGAGCTCGTGCCGCTTTCTGGACGATACACACATTCTGACCGGATCGGGAGATATGAAAAT CTGCATCTGGGATCTTCAAGTTGGCAAGAAAACGTCCGAATTTGATGCCCATGCCGGTGATGTGGTTTCGATCTCGATGAGCCCGGACAAGAATACGTACGTGACTGGGTCGGTTGATCGTACGTGTAAGCTGTGGGATGTGCGGGAAAACACACCGAAGCAGACCTTCTTTGGCCACGAGGCTGACGTGAACAGCGTATGC tatcATCCGAGTGGATTTGGATTTGCAACGGGATCGGAGGACAAGACGGCCCGTTTGTTTGACTTCCGTTCGGATCAGCAGATTGGCCATTACGAACCACCGAACAAGAACAGCGGATTTACTTCCTGTG CTTTGTCGCTGAGTGGCCGTTACATACTTTGCGGATCGGACGATAACAACATTCACATTTGGGACAGCATGAAGGGACAACACAACG GTACGCTGAGTGGTCACGAAAATCGTATCACTTCGATCAGCATGGCGCCGAACGGTATGGCACTGGCATCGTGCAGCTGGGATCAACACGTCCGTATCTGGGTCTAG
- the LOC126557219 gene encoding procollagen-lysine,2-oxoglutarate 5-dioxygenase, with amino-acid sequence MAHSCTKYWWAVLVILSLDWLSSSAANDATSKDPIIFTVASNATEGYVRYLRSAKHYGLTVTTLGMGKPWLGGNMKSVGGGYKINLLREALKPYRAEKDRVVLFTDSYDVLFLAPWDKIQEKFASFEASIVFGAEGFCWPDESLKSAYPPLEGRGMRFLNSGLFMGYADKLYKLLKTPTKDTEDDQLYYTKAYLDDELRQELNIKLDHMATLFQNLNGVEEQVVLSLEPSEKEATLTNSEYNTKPAIVHGNGPSKLTLNSYANYLAGAFVDGVCKTVQEDRLTLEKDAPLPLVTMALYVEKPTPFLEEWFETIAKLNYPTDRLDVLIHSNVAYHVATVKAFIDRQDGRYRSLKVIEHDADFTEMSARNFATKHCLQRGCDYLFVVDSEGHLDDANVLRSLIEANRNVIAPVLTRPEKVWSNFWGALSGQGFYARSNDYMDIVSRKLLGLWNVPFISIVYLVKRAILPDVSYELQETDPDMAMCWHFRSKGIFMHVINMEQYGHLIDTEYFDMTRTHPDFYQLFNNRHDWEQRYLSPDYKQQLETTFVPQQPCPDVYWFALGSDRFCDELREIVEAFGEWSDGSHTDKRLQGGYEAVPTRDIHMNQVGLEQLWLKLLQLYVRPLQEKIFVGYFHDPPRSLMNFVVRYRPDEQPSLRPHHDSSTYTINVALNTAGVDYEGGGCRFLRYNCSVTDTRKGWMLMHPGRLTHFHEGLITTKGTRYIMISFVDP; translated from the exons ATGGCACACTCGTGCACCAAATATTGGTGGGCAGTTTTGGTCATCCTTTCACTGGACTGGCTATCATCTTCTGCGGCCAATGATG CAACTTCCAAAGATCCTATCATTTTCACCGTGGCCAGTAATGCGACAGAGGGCTACGTACGCTATCTCCGATCAGCGAAACACTACGGCCTAACCGTAACGACACTCGGTATGGGCAAACCGTGGCTTGGAGGAAACATGAAATCAGTCGGCGGAGGATACAAGATTAATTTGCTCCGCGAGGCACTCAAACCGTACCGAGCGGAGAAAGATCGTGTCGTACTGTTTACCGACAGTTATGACGTGCTGTTCCTGGCGCCGTGGGACAAGATCCAGGAAAAGTTTGCCAGCTTCGAAGCGTCCATCGTGTTCGGTGCGGAAGGATTCTGCTGGCCAGATGAGTCGTTGAAAAGTGCCTACCCGCCACTTGAGGGACGTGGAatgcgatttttaaattcgGGTCTGTTTATGGGCTACGCGGACAAGCTGTACAAACTGCTAAAAACTCCAACGAAAGATACGGAAGATGATCAGCTGTACTACACGAAGGCTTATCTGGACGATGAACTACGCCAGGAGCTTAACATTAAGCTCGATCATATGGCTACCTTGTTCCAGAATTTGAACGGTGTTGAAGAGCAGGTTGTGCTGTCGCTGGAACCGTCGGAGAAGGAAGCAACGTTGACCAACTCCGAGTACAACACCAAACCGGCGATTGTGCACGGTAACGGTCCGAGTAAGCTGACGCTGAACAGCTACGCCAACTATTTGGCCGGAGCGTTTGTTGATGGTGTGTGCAAAACGGTACAGGAAGACCGTCTAACTCTCGAGAAAGATGCACCACTGCCACTCGTAACGATGGCCCTGTACGTGGAAAAACCAACGCCGTTCCTGGAGGAATGGTTCGAAACGATTGCGAAGCTCAACTATCCGACCGATCGGTTAGATGTGCTAATACACTCCAACGTGGCGTACCATGTGGCAACGGTAAAAGCGTTCATCGATCGTCAAGATGGACGCTATCGTTCGCTGAAGGTAATCGAGCACGATGCGGACTTTACCGAAATGTCTGCCCGGAACTTTGCTACCAAGCACTGTCTGCAGCGTGGATGCGATTATCTGTTCGTAGTTGATTCCGAAGGACATTTGGATGATGCGAATGTGTTGCGATCGCTCATAGAAGCGAACAGGAATGTGATCGCACCGGTTTTGACGCGTCCGGAGAAAGTTTGGAGCAATTTCTGGGGCGCTCTCAGTGGGCAAGGTTTCTATGCTCGTTCGAACGATTATATGGACATTGTAAGCCGTAAGCTGCTGGGCCTGTGGAATGTCCCATTCATCTCGATCGTGTACCTGGTGAAGCGTGCCATTCTACCGGACGTGAGCTACGAGCTGCAGGAAACCGATCCCGATATGGCCATGTGTTGGCACTTCCGTTCCAAGGGCATTTTTATGCACGTGATCAATATGGAACAGTATGGGCATTTGATCGATACGGAGTATTTCGACATGACACGCACCCATCCCGATTTTTACCAACTTTTTAACAACCGTCACGATTGGGAGCAACGATATCTGTCGCCGGACTACAAACAGCAGCTCGAAACCACCTTCGTACCACAGCAACCGTGTCCGGACGTTTACTGGTTTGCGCTCGGTTCGGATCGGTTTTGTGATGAGTTGCGTGAAATAGTGGAAGCATTCGGGGAATGGTCAGATGGGTCGCATACGGACAAGCGTTTGCAGGGTGGCTATGAGGCTGTACCGACGCGTGACATCCACATGAATCAGGTGGGTTTGGAGCAGCTGTGGTTGAAGCTGCTGCAGCTGTATGTGCGTCCACTGCAGGAGAAGATTTTCGTCGGCTACTTCCACGAT CCACCACGCTCGCTGATGAACTTTGTCGTCCGTTACCGGCCGGATGAGCAACCGTCTCTGCGACCCCATCACGACTCGTCCACGTACACGATAAACGTCGCACTGAACACGGCCGGCGTTGATTACGAGGGTGGCGGTTGTCGATTCCTGCGCTACAACTGCTCCGTTACCGATACGCGCAAGGGTTGGATGTTGATGCACCCGGGACGGTTGACCCACTTCCACGAGGGTCTCATAACGACCAAGGGAACGCGTTACATTATGATTTCCTTCGTAGATCCGTAG